In the Paramisgurnus dabryanus chromosome 18, PD_genome_1.1, whole genome shotgun sequence genome, CTCCATTCAATAGCATTCTCCAcagatttaaatgtttttggtcGACTTCTTAGAAAGTTTTGCATGCTGTTCAAGGCATCCATTGCTGTACCTAAAAAGAAGTACAACAAAGTATATGATGTGGATATAAAACCACACACATAGCCAGATATAAGCTAACTGTATGGTAACTAGTGCAAGTAACCTGTGCACTATGTTGCACATAGAAACAAAGTTTAACACACCATTGACAGAAAACTTACCTTCCACTACATCAATTACACAAAGACCAAGGAGTGAAGGCACATGATTGGCTGCGGCAGTGTGAACTGCTATTGCTCCACCCATACTGTGACCGATTATCATGATAGGGGGTGGGTTTTCACCATAAAGTGCCTCCACCACTTTTCCAATATCCCTAAGAGAAAGTACAAAAAAGTCATAAATTAAGACCTTTACATACATCAATTGTAAAGACCTACTGATGCATGTGTACTCACTTTGCCATTGTCTCAGCAGAGAGGTCATCAGGGTTCTTTACTTTAGTATCACCTGAATTTTATAGAAAATATAAGAGACAAAAACTAGTCATTTATGTGTGACCCTGTTTGTGAAATCCAGcctaaagtctcataatttaatatttaatattttattaagaggattttatgtagaaaaaagtagattataaattatatatcacatatattttgatattttgtgttttatgtaTGTTGATGGCCTGTGCTGTCATTTCTCACCATGTCCTCTGAGGTCCATAGCAACAACCCTGCAGTTAATCTTGCTGCATATAACagactaaaaataaaaacatcagtCAATGTCATGAATATAAATGTGCAGACATCAGGCAGTATTAAATATTATAACACACATATGcagatgtattggtttatggaTACAAGAAACTCACAGTAAAGACGGCCCAGGACAGTGCAGAATGACCTCCTCCATGAAGCAACAGCAACACTGGACCAATAGAGCCACTGCTGTAAATTCTGAATGTGTTCAGAGGAGTAAAGGAATGATATACAGAAAAGAATGCATTTATATCTGTATGACATGATATAAATATAGGAAAACATCTAAGTATTTTCCAAAGTCCTGCTGGAGACTGCAGCAAAGGATATTTCTTTGTTGTTGTCATTTTCCACCTCCACGTCCTCAATGGTTTCAAAGTACTGACTCCAGGGAAGAGGGGAATAATCTCGTTTTCTTCCTGGCCTGCATAAAGAAGAGAAATATCGTCATCCATGAATAAAAGACCATATTAAAAATGCATCTCTGTTCGAGGCATTGACAATTCACACTGAAACAGAAAGTTAGGGAAGGGAAATAATGAGTTGCTCCTCCTACTTTAAAAACAGCCAATAGAGTTTagtgcagaatgatgtcataCAATTGGTTGATCCATAATTAAAAGTTTTGTTAAGATTGTTAAGTATTGAATGCCTCATAAATATCAATGTTTTGTAGCACACCATTTATGAGAATCGTTAATCCTAACATATTTAAACTAAAGTCAAAAACTttcattttgatttcatggggactttaaagaCTTTTCTCGTGGTGCTTTGGGTATAACTACAGCTCGTGTATAATGTGTTAACACGAGCATCAATGGGAAGCACGCCCGCTACACTCGTGAGTCGTGATTGCAGTGGTTGGATGAGACAGAGATTGGTCAAGACCTCCGTGGAAAACAAGAGTTAGATCAGAGACAACAACCAAACTCttaaatgtaaaagatttaaGCATAAAGTAagttatatttaacatttcgtGCGATATTTCGAAACAGATAAGCGCACATCAAAAACTGAGGTACGTACGCACCACACTCCAGTTCATAAACCTAGCTCGTGACAGCTAACGTTAGTAGCGATACAACACCCTGTGTTAACTGTTCTCACTATAATATTTCGACGTTGTTGACAAGCATATGATTAAGGTGTAAACTCACCCCATTCTTATTTTAGACCCCGACTGCAAACCTGCCATAGGGGGTTTGGAGGCTAGCAAATTCAAATGCAACTGTTTCTCCATggtgtgaggaaaagttgtaAGCGCGTGATGCGTCTACTACTCCTTGCAACATACGAGTCCCCTATATAAACAGAAAAGTCGCACACTTTACAAATTAACGGTAAATCAGACTAGCCCAGCAGACAGGTACAAAAATCTACGTTCCCACAAGTAGTCTCCGCCCACAAGTATTTTCGCACAGTGCATGATGGGAAGTGTAGTCATGTGACTGATTATGAGTACTGACGCTAATGGCAACGCTCACGGAAACAACTACAAGTAACAGAAAGATCCAGTGTTTTCCCTTAAGCACGTAAACGGGCCTGAAAAAATATGACgtaatgcaaaataaaaaggTTGAACGATTTTTTCATTAAAAGTTTCtcatgatttaaaaatattttaatctgtgTTCAAATGTTTGAAATTACTATTCTAGAAAATTACtttcatgtattatatatatatatatatatatatatatatatataggaaGCAGATCATAAGAGCCCATAAAACATGAAAATTCCTTCAGTGTTGCTTAACAAGCCTAACAAGGTGAAAATTTAAGCTGCTTGATAAATTGGCAAGAGTACTATTTAGCAAATTCTCATCAAATGATGGCTACATTGGAGatgttaaaatataatatagTTTTCATTTATTCTGAATTATATTAATCTTATTTTACTATAATTCTATAAAATGTGGAATGTGTATTTTCAGGCattagacaaaaaaaacaagacTTGACAATTTTCTCCTCAACTGCTTTAATAGATGTTTATCACTCTCATTAACATAAGTTTTTTTTCAGGGCAGGATCACTGGTGTATGGtgaaataaaatcaaataaataatacaaagaAGCATCTTATGGATAAAAAGCATTAATCTAAATGGCCTACATTCAGTAAAAACTCTTCGTAATAGAACAAAAatcaaagcaaaaaacaacattaaGCAGGCAAACCTACTTTGAACCTagtaatcattaaaaaaatgaaacattcACAGTTcaggaaaaaaaacaaaaagaatgAATATTGCCACAGCAGGAACGGTTTTTCCCTTTTAAGACAAATTTAGGGGCTTCTGCTTCAATTGACCATCTGATGCAGTCCCAGAACGCAACACCATCATTATCATCTCTGTGAAGCACCATGAGTTTAATCACACTCAAGCCACTGCTACAAAACCAAACGCAAACAAATTCAAAAAAATTCAGTGAAGCTACAGTAAAACACAAATTGAGCATTGTAAAATCAGAAAAGAGCTTTCTGTCTCATCTGGGActcaaaaagaaataaaaaacagcCCATCCTCACAGGCAAGACACAGAAATGTGTCCAGATGCTTCAGATTCATCAGCAGTGTCCACTCACACACTGCACCCACAGCGCCCCCGGGGTCCCACGCAAAGAACATCAAACCAACAttggcaaacaaacaaaattagGATCGCTCTAATTTCACAAACTGCAAATAGCCATGTTAAAAAACAAGAAGGCTGTTCATATCTAAACGTGAACGGACAGTAGAAACAGAAACAGTGCTTGGAGAGAGATGTGCATGTCTCCCCTAAGTGCATCAGAGGGTGAGGGAAAGGTCTTCACATTCGGGCAGGACTTGGAGGAGAGAGCGACAGAGGAAGAGACATTACTTCTTCCAGATAGTGTAAAACACCCACCTGTGTCAACATGTTAAGGAACAATTCACATATTTGAAAGAAATGTTATATAGatcatataaaaatatactggACAAAATCAAATCAACACAAATTTAAATTTGATTCAGCTTTAAATCAGAGGTTTAACTAACTTAAACATAGGGGTTGTAAACAGTTGTAGCTTTAAATCAGCTGATTATACAGCAGTTTCTTGGACTTACACTGACACCTAATGGCAAGGATGAAAtgcaacaaaaatgttttttagagaattgttttgcatttttgattttcAGTGCCCTAGGGCAGCGGTTCTTAAACTGGGGGCTGTGGCCCCCTGGGAGCccttagtaaggcatgtttgttaaaactagttatatttcctaattaaactgatgcttagtcctggcttaagctaatccctgtgcaggaaaccacccctttaaaTAATACATTAATCTATCATAAATTCAGTGTAATTTAACCTTCGAAAAATAAGGCTACATTCCAACGGCACTAcgttgtataatttaatatgtattgtttaattcaaattttaaggTCATACATTTTCTTCGGGGGGCCACAAAATTATGCACTGTACACAGGGGAGCGCACGCCGAAAAGGTTTGAGAACCACTACCCTAGGAGAAATAGCACTGCAGCAAAAATACCAAGATAAGTCTTTTACAGATTTTAAAGGGtacatattatgcaaaacccacttttacaaggtgtttggacaaaAATGTTGGCGACAACAAGCCTACAATAAAAAACACCCTCCTTTTTTAAtctccattaaaccaaagcagtttcATTAGACAAATTTGGTTCTCTTGTTTAATGTGACAGCACACAAATATCTAATGTCTTATATATCATCTTGTAAAACgagcataatatgtgccctttaaacaGAAATTGTACTTGACCTATGCAGAACTTTCATCTATAAAAAACTGCAAGGTAGTTCAAAAAGGATACAGCTCCATATAAGACGGCACACAGACCACCTCTTTGGAAAAGTCCACTTTGCATGAAAGTCTCCCCAACAGTTTTTCATATTCATCGAGCGCATCAGTCAGATTCACACAGTTACCCTGcaggcaaaaaataaaacatgtttcttAAAAACTGATAGATTTAGATatcaaaacaatataaacaaccAAAACTTCACCTGTGTGAAATACTTCCCACCAGGTCGCAGAACTCTAATTGAAAGATCAAGAATGAGTCTCAGGAATTCCCACGTTGAATCTATAGAAGGATACAgattatattaatgtttttaaactatttgattcaGGACTcagacaaaatgtttattttaaaaatgatttcaaTAAATATATTGGCAATACTAGAAATATGTTCACACACATTTACAAATGAGATTGTCCATACAATATCTTACAGAAGCAGCTTGAATACTACAGTATAAACAAATAACCACACCCCCTTTAATCACATCTCAAGTAAATAACGGTCCATCAAAtcgtattaaaaaataaaactagaaaacaacaatgAAGTGTCTTTAAAAGTCTCTTTTGTGAGGAATTACTTTCTTCCGCCATGGACTTGAAGCTCAGAATAACAGGTAACCTTTTCAGCCCTTGTcataataaatcaataaatagcTATTTCTCAATTTTACTGTTcctgggtcacaaaatgtagttttaagattagtttagggtgataatatatatgtataatatttaaatgtgcagtcgattagtaaagattCAAAAATGTACTTTGGACGTGTGAGTTCCAGGCGCAAACAGCGGGCGTCAGTGTTCGCCTACCTTGCTAACCACAGCCTGATCTCAGACACATACTTTTCCACTGTTTCTGATGTATCTGTGTCTGATGGTCAAAATGAGATTCACTTTGTTTTCGATATATCTAACCAATAGTCTTTGGTCTCATGAATCtattatttattcaaattaaatCTCTCATTTGTTATTATTGTTTTGGCGGAGGTAAAAACGTAATTTCTATAACTTAAATATACTAAATAGATGTTTTATTTAATCTTAACGCTGTACCAGAGCAATGCCTTTTTACTGGACTTTGTTCTTGCTACATAAAATAgaataatagttttttttatttattgtactTTAAccagtttttaaaaaatggtcAGCAAAATGCTGTTTCTGCATGATGCTTATGGTGTCGTCTCGTGTTTTAATACCCATTACCGGAAAATAAGTCACCAAGTGTCCCAATGTACTGAGCCAGTGTCCTTATCAGTCCCAGAGCCTCTGTATACTGGGTTCATTCCAAGTTGTGTTTTTGCTCCCTTTCACGGGCACTTTTTTTGcaaactttatttaaccagGAGAAATCATATTGAGACTTATAGTCTCTTTTTCAAATGATCCCTGGCCAAGAAAGGCAGCacttaaaatctaataacatCCCAGTAGAACATAACACAACatctaacaaaacaaaaattaataCAACAAAATTTAAAACTTTGGGAAGGGGACGCGCGTAAACATACACTCCAGATAAAGAaagatttattgtttttattgcacTATTCGCTAAGTATATTTTAATGGTCAACTCCTTCAAAAGTTTACCACATCAATGTGACCGTACGGCTGGTTCATACCTCcctcatttattttaaatgaccaGTGGGGGAATGATACACAAATGTAAGCAGCAGACACTAACCCTCCTCAGGTGCTGTAGAGATGGGAACAGCTGTCAAGTCATTGATGACGTAATCAAACGTTCTCCCTTGTTCGGCAAACTTTTTAAGTACTGGAACACAGTCCTgaaccaaaatctgaaaaaaaaacaaggttATATATACATGTGAGAAATATACATTCACTGTTAAGTTGAGAACCAGAACATGGACCCTATTAAAACTCATATATTAAGGAAATAGGTTTATTAACTGACAAATTTATGACAGAAAGCCAAGACAGAACAAGCATGTATGTTTTGAGACATCCTGACAAGATGTCACGGCAAAGCCAATTAAATCCTTACCTCATAAAAATCTCCCTTCAAGTTATCTAAAACATTCCCACACGTCTTCCTCATGTGCTTCCGGCATCCATCAATCACCAGCTCATCAATGTAAAGGTTTAGTTAAGGAAATATTTAAatggaaatatatattatatataatatatatacattaaaGATGCACCAATATATCAGCCTATAATTGGTCTCggcagataaaagcattttttctcACTATCTGACATCAGCCGATGGTATCCTGGAAATCAAAAGGGATGAAAAAACACATCAGATCTTATACTGTGTTAGTATTTTGAATTGGGTCACAATGACAACAGAAGTGTTTAATGCATTGGTTGATTACATATTGTATACTTATATGTATTCATGTTATATAGCAACTTCATGTAAAACGTCCATGGGTTCTTCAAAGACGctacataaataaaacattattattataattattataagtGCAGTGCACCCTGCACTTCTGGATTTTCCCACATAATGCTTAGAAACAAGcagtaaaaagcaaaactatctaTTAGAATAGATGTCATTCTAAGTAATCGAATATCggtacatacattttttattggtgcatcactaatatAACAAATTCAAGCCTGCATAACATTGCATTCTTATTGAATAAACATGCTCTAGGACAGCGTGTTTTTGGGGCAGGACACAGCAAATGTTATTACTCAAACATTTGCCAGGCAAATTTATTTAAGTTATTACTTTGTGTGTGTCCCCTGGGAGTCAAAGTCACGACTTgagctgctaacgcaatgctctaccaattgacaATGAACACTGTTAGTTGCAGTAAATCTTTAAATAAAGGatatctcaaccatggtgatcATCTTTGGTTTAAGCTTCACCGCCTCATGCAGAATCCCTCCATCTCCTCCTCCCAGAATAAGTACCTCTTTTCCAGCATAGTGCTCTTTTCCACTGCCCATAATGGCCTGAGTATAGGGCAGGTCACTTTCTGCTAGATCTGAGACACAATTCTGATACTTAAACACACTTTCATACAAAATATTAAGGGGTGAGACATTTACAGTAGCCGTTTCtgaatatgtttattattaataatatataatttggACAAATTATGTTAAGAAATGTGAAAATTAGCTGAAAAGAGAGTCATTTGTTTCCCTAAAAGACTAATTCAGGCTTCAGACGTTTACACATAAATACagataaataaaatgtgaccctgtaaACTTACTGACATCTCCATTGAGGATGAGCATATTGCCAAACTGCCGTGAGTGCAAGATTTTGATGTTCTGGTATTCTGAATCTTTCTCGTACACAACTTCATCAATGTCGTACTCTGTTAATCTGCCATCAGCTGTGGGCCAGTATCTGTCCACATCGCTGCCTCGAATTAGTGCTGGGAGCCTGCCGAGACACGTTTCAACATGCACTATTTTATATTAAACCATCATGTTATTCTTTAACAGTTTATAATGACCAGGAACAAATGTcaagaaac is a window encoding:
- the ppme1 gene encoding protein phosphatase methylesterase 1, which codes for MEKQLHLNLLASKPPMAGLQSGSKIRMGPGRKRDYSPLPWSQYFETIEDVEVENDNNKETFRIYSSGSIGPVLLLLHGGGHSALSWAVFTSVICSKINCRVVAMDLRGHGDTKVKNPDDLSAETMAKDIGKVVEALYGENPPPIMIIGHSMGGAIAVHTAAANHVPSLLGLCVIDVVEGTAMDALNSMQNFLRSRPKTFKSVENAIEWSVKSGQIRNVESARVSMVGQVKKCEEPLSSPGVSKSISEGIIEEEEEDEEGTESNHKRRKEDDQEIKKESLYTWRIELSKTEKYWEGWFKGLSALFLSCGVPKLLLLAGVDRLDKDLTIGQMQGKFQMQVLPQCGHAVHEDAPENVADAIATFMVRHKFTEFKEGSPMTALSLHL
- the sms gene encoding spermine synthase, with the protein product MAVRHYILDLKLTAPVDVSATVHGLQSLFQEQEMTETIHDSEGHGYLATFIGKNGRFAILRMHSHGLVTFDLQCLEGDDVAQVDNLLNALENKLKALLDGNIQRIKRLPALIRGSDVDRYWPTADGRLTEYDIDEVVYEKDSEYQNIKILHSRQFGNMLILNGDVNLAESDLPYTQAIMGSGKEHYAGKEVLILGGGDGGILHEAVKLKPKMITMVEIDELVIDGCRKHMRKTCGNVLDNLKGDFYEILVQDCVPVLKKFAEQGRTFDYVINDLTAVPISTAPEEDSTWEFLRLILDLSIRVLRPGGKYFTQGNCVNLTDALDEYEKLLGRLSCKVDFSKEVVCVPSYMELWVFYTIWKK